Proteins from one Candida orthopsilosis Co 90-125, chromosome 2 draft sequence genomic window:
- a CDS encoding Utp20 protein (similar to C. parapsilosis CPAR2_101940 and C. albicans UTP20 similar to S. cerevisiae Utp20p, which is a putative snoRNA-binding protein), which translates to MPKKRTTESGRRHAFVSFRERVDSIKIEPNKRLDKRVHDEVESSHLLTTLEHWNELNLSGTFTELSSSIENYCQSLPQVLHHKQEIYDSIYQAIHKNDIHSLQPSLELLSQFIHDLGPDFLPFYEKTLQLLVDVVLMQSPNDIQNNRNTSNALNWIFTTLAFAFKYLVKTLTQDLQPTFSGLLPLLTLHNRAYISRFCAEALSYLVRKSSADVLRKFIHYAIYEHMEEVASNYHYLESLKVLFSESMKSTRGSFHTKSKTILTILMECIVSEIKEEYQPQVTSLVSDILLDVLHHGEQDACQDFYKLVSGAVHDIIQTTQDDLTLLMSSQLLSTLCFVDSGRKVTDWSCVLDVVDEILVATKNLQKSSLELNESLVYLMTIIFRNVDIQTLMSRHKRYFDAMYDLNHGLCFLPFAYAGLAIAGEKMKNFGIFKQIQVYINNSNTVEKLQSVVLFLEKQGVQGQSNFTIPDHILDTQSQHIVQDLESANYQNIYWRLLVVKHTARRTLDESILIQLVNRAPDSVVGREVVSLAVELLAPQLEKSSSIAQELTLLILDQFEKFSRSLNFLPAMTQFIKVVDVPQKFMDSALECLLLPSHDTRSHAIDLIESILTIEQQPISPIFSQIKLIEQIPLTIDTGRDIMLRVRSLGIELSKEINPTKFDKTATVNFLFGLLSNKFQPSWKAVLEAVPLIASTCKSEIWKNSFEFLVMEYESRDELHEFSSEVASNLIQWQPKNYRLHQNFEQFENNYLVYFRNIDRSIDGLAQSAYQQNEFETLIRSNTLQALQSAPFVVDAPKLAGFLLDDKQHLVYQKWSKNDKNEYLALLSKVKGLKKITDSENVFNFMLDLLTSTYTKVQQLSLDVIFSFNDPTINKHRDVLKNLLDDVTFSDELSKFTSVDCPIESEDKEHIMPLVIRILFGKFQGKPASKSKQGGKNAVLLSLPSFDDNEIASFIDIGASKINYRDYFEKRMPTVSLGLDNSELKKITGFINLLQQVYEVFRKNHASVLATTIEPLIYSLLCAQNRVDCGVDGEDPVSDKMARNIRSSGMRSLKELFQILGPQFDWAPYVGVVSNDLIAPRLPKFANENLQQPSAVLLLMCFWIQSPNTLPFLFANDFDAVKAILSLLEKSDAKESVISIVLDFAVTALEKRSDSEESYFTLLAIVVDSLLHTLSSTINRILDPEVGSKAIKTLLLMIQGDYIDTKETKSALIQSLTFALERNNQQIDVSDKSNILVALSSLMASYDCTFEEILPLYHACSKLLRVISTKEVRETLATLFGVLGTKFEQLSVVARVIIGLNAYTSRMNEYDFEKRLDAYRLVNEELFLEFDPTQWMPLISNALFNINDPTELAIRVNAGYLLKRFVDCYTSKSSIDEALPYIHLLKDTILPIVRIGIRKDNEDVQNEYIAVLEYIVKNDKYYPDLKDLQVLIGDEDEEESQFFRNINHIQLHLRQKSIRRLSTFADSLNGSNVSHYLLPLLEKYAISKEEKYRNIGLEALESIKILIRSINWNQFKAILKRYLAGLKMDSEVLRQRVNLVVAISSVLKDHKDNGTLASNLASQEDIDGFLQIDVLPQITKILQVRDDDTIVARAPLAEAAINLILSLSDDKIEGALPSVLTSLCQVMRSRSEELRDAVRKTLGKITIALGANYFSFIVKELKTALSRGSQIHVLSFTVHYLLQCLANVLKHGDLNESISLTIEIAMEDIFGAAGQEKDADGYTSKMKEVKFKKSFDTCEILASNISLNHFGELINPIKLLLQETINHKVQVQLDEVLRKLSLGLNHNIEASNQSILHLCYEIFIMSGEADPNQKVTKISESEQHFLTTLNRKAKSHVDRSIYKQTMQKLSLELLRTAISRHENLLLTSNLRGFVPLLATGVNSEGEGVVLASLRVLTIIIRLPFDEEVQGVLKSCVRKALLLIKDSPTTNSDVCQAALKFLATTIKHNPKVVLKDSAISYVLTRIQPDLEEPNRQGLAFQFLKAIVAQHLLLPEIYDVMDSVAKLMIVNHSKEIRDMSRSIYFQFLMEYDQGKGKLEKSFKFLVNNLTYPTEEGRQSVMELIHLIILKAGPELLEKLASSFFIALANILVSDDSSRSREMANVLLTSMMKKLNSVDFIEKYCTAWLQQSSNVLLKRCGFQVYKMLISVFGMKQFPSLNKLVLENISKILSDSKFSEEGNSVDWELTYSSLSVFGAIVSCVKDQIYEQKYVSLWDLVIDCLLYPHSWIRLITCRLVSVLLSNLDKSKLDNDKMELIATKLIHQLRTPSLSDELGTLCIKNLAFIAVKWEEASAELKNGDDGEMQYANDFLIKRVCGIIKQENQSTIAKKMTIKFLILFIQLTKEDRMIEVSEKIIDSLYNFTDEEYCRSLSDDELTNMSLQALNMVKEKIGTTEYTRLFAKVRQQVDTRRKSRKAKRSQMAVTAPDIAAKRKFKKHERVREKRKHEKDENGYYRPKKKRVR; encoded by the coding sequence ATGCCTAAGAAGAGGACTACAGAGTCAGGTAGGAGACATGCGTTTGTTTCATTCAGAGAGAGAGTCGATTCTATCAAGATAGAACCCAATAAAAGACTTGATAAAAGAGTTCATGATGAAGTAGAATCTTCACATTTGTTAACTACGCTTGAGCACTGGAATGAACTCAATCTATCAGGAACATTTACCGAATTGTCATCTAGTATTGAGAATTATTGTCAATCTTTACCACAAGTGCTACATCACAAGCAAGAGATTtatgattcaatttatcaggCAATACACAAGAATGATATACACTCACTACAACCAAGTTTGGAACTTTTGAGTCAATTTATTCATGATTTAGGACCAGATTTCTTACCATTTTACGAAAAGACATTGCAATTGTTAGTTGATGTGGTTTTAATGCAAAGTCCAAATGATATACAAAATAATCGGAATACGTCAAATGCATTGAATTGGATCTTTACTACATTAGCATTTGCTTTCAAATACCTAGTGAAAACATTAACTCAAGATTTGCAACCCACGTTTTCTGGTCTTTTACCATTATTGACATTACACAATAGGGCTTACATTTCAAGGTTTTGTGCTGAAGCTCTTTCGTATCTTGTCAGAAAACTGAGTGCTGATGTCCTTCGAAAGTTTATTCACTATGCAATATATGAGCATATGGAAGAGGTGGCATCTAATTACCATTACTTGGAATCGTTGAAGGTATTATTTAGTGAGTCCATGAAGAGTACAAGAGGATCATTTcatacaaaatcaaaaaccatCTTGACGATATTAATGGAATGTATAGTTTCTGAAATTAAAGAAGAATATCAACCACAAGTCACCTCATTAGTGTCAGACATTTTGTTGGATGTATTACACCATGGTGAACAAGACGCATGCCAGGATTTTTACAAGTTGGTGTCTGGAGCTGTCCACGATATTATTCAGACCACTCAGGATGATCTCACATTGTTGATGTCTAGTCAGCTACTATCCActttgtgttttgttgattcagGAAGGAAAGTTACTGATTGGAGCTGTGTTTTGGATGTGGTGGACGAAATTCTTGTGGCCACTAAGAACTTACAGAAGTCTTCTTTGGAACTAAACGAATCGTTGGTGTATTTAATGACTATAATTTTCAGAAATGTGGATATTCAGACTCTTATGTCGCGTCATAAGCGATACTTTGATGCAATGTACGACTTGAACCATGGTTTATGTTTTCTTCCCTTTGCTTATGCTGGCTTGGCCATTGCCGGtgaaaaaatgaaaaactttggcattttcaaacaaattcaGGTGTAcataaacaattcaaacacCGTAGAGAAGTTGCAATCGGTTGTCTTATTTTTGGAGAAACAAGGAGTACAAGGACAACTGAATTTCACCATACCGGATCATATCTTGGATACACAGTCACAGCATATTGTGCAGGATCTAGAGCTGGCtaattatcaaaacataTATTGGAGATTATTGGTCGTGAAGCACACTGCGAGAAGGACACTCGATGAGTCAATTTTAATACAGTTGGTAAACAGGGCACCAGATTCTGTCGTTGGAAGAGAAGTTGTGTCCCTAGCTGTTGAGTTGTTGGCCccacaattggaaaagtcaTCATCTATCGCACAAGAGTTAACCTTGCTtattttggatcaatttgaaaagttcAGTCGATCATTGAACTTCTTACCAGCAATGACACAATTTATAAAGGTTGTCGATGTACCGCAAAAGTTTATGGACTCAGCATTGGAATGCCTACTTTTACCTAGTCATGATACCAGATCTCACGCCATAGACCTCATTGAGTCTATTCTCACTATAGAACAACAGCCTATTTCACCCATATTTCTGCAAATTAAGTTGATTGAGCAGATTCCATTGACTATAGACACAGGTCGTGATATCATGCTTCGAGTTCGTAGTTTAGGAATTGAACTTCTGAAAGAGATAAACCCCACTAAGTTTGACAAGACGGCAACAGTGAATTTCCTATTTGGGTTattatcaaacaaatttcaaccaagttGGAAAGCTGTCTTGGAAGCAGTTCCGTTGATTGCAAGTACTTGCAAGAGTGAAATATGGAAGAATTCTTTTGAGTTTTTGGTGATGGAATACGAGTCGAGAGATGAGTTGCACGAATTTTCGTCAGAGGTGGCTTCGAATTTGATACAGTGGCAGCCAAAAAACTACAGATTgcatcaaaattttgaacaatttgaaaacaactATTTGGTCTATTTTAGAAACATTGACAGGTCAATCGACGGTTTGGCACAAAGTGCGTATCAACagaatgaatttgaaacacTCATCCGCTCCAATACACTACAGGCTCTTCAGAGTGCtccttttgttgttgatgcgCCAAAGTTAGCTGGTTTTTTACTTGACGACAAGCAGCACCTCGTATATCAAAAGTGGTCCAAGAATGATAAAAATGAATATTTGGCTTTATTATCTAAAGTGAAGGGCTTAAAGAAGATCACTGATAGTGAGAACGTATTTAATTTCatgttggatttgttgaCGAGTACATATACAAAGGTTCAGCAGTTATCACTTGATGtgattttttcattcaacGACCCAACCATCAATAAGCATAGAGAcgtgttgaaaaatttgttggatGATGTAACTTTTAGCGATGAATTGTCAAAGTTTACTTCTGTTGACTGCCCAATCGAGAGTGAGGACAAGGAACACATCATGCCATTGGTTATCAGAATAttatttggaaagtttCAAGGGAAGCCAGCTAGTAAGAGCAAACAGGGTGGAAAGAATGCTGTACTTTTGTCATTACCAAGTTTTGACGATAATGAAATAGCTTCTTTTATCGATATTGGAGCAAGCAAAATTAATTACAGGGactattttgaaaaaagaatgCCAACAGTTAGTTTAGGATTGGATAACAgtgagttgaaaaaaattacagGATTCATTAATTTACTCCAACAGGTTTACGAAGTATTCAGGAAAAATCATGCATCTGTTTTGGCAACCACCATTGAGCCTCTCATATATTCACTTTTATGTGCCCAAAACAGAGTTGATTGTGGTGTTGATGGCGAAGATCCTGTTTCAGATAAGATGGCAAGAAACATTAGACTGAGTGGAATGAGAAGTTTGAAGgaacttttccaaatccttGGGCCACAGTTTGACTGGGCGCCGTATGTTGGTGTTGTGAGTAACGATTTGATTGCACCAAGGTTGCCAAAATTTGCCAATGAGAACTTACAGCAACCGCTGGCTGTGTTATTGTTAATGTGCTTTTGGATCCAGCTGCCAAACACTTTGCCCTTTTTGTTTGCCAACGATTTTGATGCTGTAAAAGCAATTTTGTCacttttggaaaaatcaGATGCAAAAGAGTCTGTCATATCTATAGTATTGGATTTTGCTGTAACTGCATTGGAGAAGAGAAGTGATTCAGAGGAAAGTTATTTCACTTTGTTAGCCATAGTAGTGGATTCGTTGCTTCACACTTTGTCATCAACTATCAATCGAATTCTTGACCCTGAAGTGGGCTCCAAGGCAATCAAAACACTTCTCCTTATGATACAAGGAGATTATATTGACACCAAAGAGACGAAATCAGCGTTGATCCAATCATTGACTTTCGCACTTGAACGtaataatcaacaaattgacgTCAGCGATAAATCCAATATCCTTGTTGCTTTGTCGTCATTGATGGCTAGCTACGATTGTACATTCGAGGAAATTTTGCCATTATACCACGCTTGTTCAAAACTTCTCAGAGTTATATCTACCAAAGAAGTTCGTGAGACGTTAGCTACCTTGTTTGGAGTACTTGGGACCAAGTTCGAGCAATTACTGGTGGTGGCTCGGGTTATCATTGGATTAAATGCCTACACATCGAGAATGAATGAGTATGATTTCGAAAAAAGACTTGACGCTTATCGATTGGTGAATGAGGAATTGTTTTTAGAATTTGACCCCACCCAATGGATGCCATTGATTAGTAATGCATTGTTTAATATCAATGATCCGACTGAGTTGGCTATCCGTGTGAATGCAGGATATCTTTTAAAAAGGTTCGTTGATTGTTATACATCAAAGTCGtctattgatgaagcttTACCTTAtattcatttgttgaaggaCACGATACTTCCAATAGTGAGAATTGGTATAAGGAAAGACAACGAAGATGTTCAAAATGAATACATTGCTGTTTTGGAGTATATTGTAAAAAATGACAAGTATTACCCCGATTTGAAAGACTTGCAGGTGTTGATTGGAGATGAGGATGAGGAAGAACTGCAATTTTTCCGCAATATAAACCACATTCAATTACACTTACGTCAAAAGTCTATTCGAAGATTGAGCACATTTGCTGACTCGTTGAATGGAAGCAATGTATCGCATTATTTACTCCCATTATTAGAAAAATATGCTATTtcaaaggaagaaaagtATAGAAACATTGGGCTTGAGGCATTGGAGTCGATCAAAATTCTTATTCGCTCAATaaattggaatcaatttAAGGCGATTCTCAAACGTTATTTGGCTGGTCTCAAAATGGATTCCGAAGTGTTGAGACAACGTGTCAACTTGGTAGTGGCAATCTCATCAGTTTTGAAAGATCACAAGGACAATGGAACTTTGGCCAGCAATTTAGCTTCACAGGAGGATATTGATGgatttttacaaattgatgttttaCCTCAGATTACAAAGATTTTACAAGTACgtgatgatgatacaaTTGTTGCACGTGCTCCTTTAGCTGAAGCAGCAATCAACTTGATATTATCTCTTTCCGATGACAAAATTGAGGGTGCCTTACCGTCAGTGTTGACTAGTTTGTGTCAAGTTATGAGATCTAGATCCGAAGAGTTGAGAGATGCTGTGAGAAAGACTTTGGGTAAGATTACTATTGCCTTGGGTGCAAATTACTTTTCATTTATTGTcaaggaattgaaaactgCGTTATCAAGGGGTTCGCAGATTCATGTTCTCAGTTTTACTGTTCATTATCTTTTGCAATGCTTGGCCAACGTTTTAAAACACGGTGATTTGAATGAGTCTATTTCGttaacaattgaaattgcaaTGGAGGACATTTTTGGTGCCGCTGGCCAGGAAAAGGATGCTGATGGTTATACAAGCAAGATGAAGGAAgttaaattcaaaaagagTTTTGATACATGCGAAATATTAGCATCAAATATCTCGCTTAATCATTTTGGTGAGTTGATTAACCCAATTAAGCTTTTACTCCAGGAAACAATCAATCATAAAGTGCAAGTGCAGCTTGACGAAGTGCTTCGAAAGCTTTCACTTGGTTTGAATCATAATATCGAAGCTTCGAATCAAAGTATTTTGCATTTGTGTTATGAGATCTTTATCATGTCGGGTGAAGCtgatccaaatcaaaaagtaACCAAAATTAGTGAATCAGAGCAACACTTTTTGACGACCTTAAATAGAAAGGCCAAGAGCCATGTTGATCGACTGATttataaacaaacaatgcaGAAACTTTCTCTTGAGTTGTTGAGAACTGCAATTTCAAGGCATGAAAATTTACTCCTAACTTCAAATTTGAGAGGATTTGTTCCATTATTGGCAACAGGAGTTAACTCAGAAGGGGAAGGTGTTGTTTTAGCCTCATTGAGGGTTTTAACTATAATAATTCGTTtaccatttgatgaagaggttCAAGGTGTATTAAAATCGTGTGTCAGAAAGGCATTGCTTTTAATTAAAGACTCACCAACAACTAACCTGGATGTCTGTCAAGCAGCCCTTAAATTTTTGGCCACTACTATTAAGCATAACCCGAAAGTGGTATTGAAAGATTCTGCTATAAGTTATGTGTTGACTAGAATTCAACCGGATTTAGAAGAACCTAATAGGCAAGGTTTAGcatttcaattcttgaaggCTATTGTTGCACAACACTTGCTTTTGCCGGAGATTTATGACGTGATGGATAGTGTTGCtaaattgatgattgtgAATCACTCAAAGGAGATTCGTGACATGTCAAGGTCAATttatttccaattcttgatgGAGTATGATCAAGGAAAAGGTAAATTGGAGAAGCTGTTCAAGTTTTTGGTTAATAATTTGACTTATCCTACTGAAGAAGGTCGTCAATCAGTTATGGAACTTATCCATTTGATCATTTTGAAAGCTGGACCAGAAttgttggagaaattgGCGTCATCATTTTTCATTGCATTAGCAAACATTCTTGTTTCTGATGATTCTTCTCGGTCCAGAGAAATGGCCAATGTATTGTTGACAAgtatgatgaagaaattgaacagCGTGGATTTCATTGAGAAATATTGTACTGCGTGGTTGCAACAATCATCGAATGTGTTGTTAAAGAGATGCGGTTTCCAAGTCTACAAAATGTTGATATCTGTATTTGGTATGAAGCAGTTTCCAagtttgaacaaattggtATTGGAGAATATATCAAAGATTCTTTCTGATTCCAAGTTCAGCGAAGAAGGAAACAGCGTTGATTGGGAACTCACGTATTCGAGTTTATCCGTTTTTGGAGCTATTGTCTCTTGCGTCAAGGATCAAATTTATGAGCAGAAGTATGTCTCACTTTGGGATTTGgtaattgattgtttgttgtATCCACATTCATGGATAAGATTGATTACTTGTCGATTGGTTTCAGTCTTGCTTTCAAATCTCGACAAGAGCAAACTAGATAATGATaaaatggaattgattGCCACGAAActcattcatcaattgagaaCACCCTCATTATCGGATGAATTGGGGACCTTATGTATCAAGAATTTAGCTTTTATTGCTGTGAAGTGGGAAGAGGCCAGTGCAGAGCTCAAAAACGGTGATGATGGGGAGATGCAATACGCCAATGATTTCTTAATCAAGAGAGTATGTGGtatcatcaaacaagaaaatcaatCGACAATTGCCAAAAAGATGACAATCAAGTTCCTAATCttatttattcaattgacaaaagaAGACCGAATGATTGAAGTTTCtgaaaaaattattgattCACTATACAATTTCACCGACGAAGAATATTGTCGATCATTatcagatgatgaattaaCCAATATGAGTTTACAAGCATTGAATATGGTTAAAGAGAAAATCGGTACTACTGAATATACTCGATTGTTTGCCAAAGTTCGACAACAAGTTGATACTAGAAGAAAAAGCCGTAAAGCCAAGAGATCACAAATGGCAGTCACTGCTCCTGATATTGCTGCTAAACggaaattcaaaaaacatGAACGGGTTAGGGAAAAGAGAAAACACGAAAAGGATGAAAATGGGTATTATAGACctaaaaagaagagagtTAGATAG
- a CDS encoding Nhp10 protein (S. cerevisiae homolog NHP10 has DNA end binding, loop DNA binding, has role in double-strand break repair, nucleosome mobilization and localizes to Ino80 complex), which yields MKTQWKDSVPESEEERFRQKCKELKKRVLEVEQTNEVATIALSRTQASIRRLRLEYAILIERLEDRAQHLPDGVTNFEEMAGPPTPSILDEHLVKSSKNGTSKKSTKKLTGGKLTGNVSSSSPGAGPEARNLINNIAGASSAENATATSTNPALAKNPKYRDPDLPKRPTNAYLLFCEQEKERLRQQQQEDPENNTRDLSKAMTEAWKALSEEDRKPFYKLYEEDRVRYQKEMAEYNQKKEAEMEQAGDDEGEVDTNEGGDDNEDENEGGDVEEEEEDDEEEEEEEEEEEEGEESEQRNGDERETKRQKIDNGVEVGHVEQTETPEVKIEEEKVE from the exons atGAAAACTCAATGGAAAGATTCAGTGCCCGAAAGTGAAG AGGAGAGATTTAGACAGAAAtgcaaagaattgaaaaagagggttcttgaagttgaacaaaCCAACGAAGTTGCTACAATAGCATTGAGTAGGACGCAAGCATCAATACGTAGATTAAGACTCGAATACGCAATATTGATTGAAAGACTAGAAGATAGAGCTCAACATCTACCTGATGGAGttacaaattttgaagaaatggCAGGTCCTCCAACACCAAGTATACTAGATGAACATTTAGTAAAATCATCCAAAAATGGCACAAGTAAGAAATCAACCAAGAAGCTCACAGGAGGTAAACTTACAGGAAATGtgtcgtcatcatcaccagGAGCCGGACCGGAAGCAAGGAACTTGATAAATAATATTGCTGGTGCATCATCAGCCGAGAATGCCACTGCAACATCAACTAACCCTGCATTAGCCAAGAATCCTAAGTATAGAGATCCTGATTTACCCAAACGACCAACTAACGCGTATCTCCTATTCTGTGAACAAGAAAAGGAACGACTCAgacagcaacaacaagaagatCCTGAAAATAATACACGAGACTTATCTAAAGCCATGACCGAAGCTTGGAAAGCTTTGAGTGAAGAAGATAGGAAACCATTTTATAAATTGTATGAAGAGGATAGAGTCAGATATCAAAAGGAAATGGCTGAATATAATCAGAAAAAGGAGGCTGAAATGGAGCAAGcaggtgatgatgaagggGAAGTTGATACCAATGAAGGAGGTGAtgacaatgaagatgagaATGAGGGTGGAGATgttgaggaagaagaagaagatgatgaagaagaagaagaagaggaggaggaggaggaggagggGGAAGAGCTGGAACAAAGAAACGGGGATGAAAGGGAGACAAAGCGACAAAAGATAGACAATGGTGTTGAAGTTGGTCACGTTGAACAAACAGAAACTCCAGAAGTCAAAATAGAAGAGGAAAAGGTAGAGTAG
- a CDS encoding Nce103 carbonic anhydrase (involved in the conversion of CO2 to bicarbonate), giving the protein MGRENILHYLQEHNETDKELELATNNGTQEPKEIEIPQFKRKVTAHSNFPFTLSPDSTITDYLNNNKFYVDSIKHNHGDQIFDLNGKGQSPHTLWIGCSDSRAGEQCLATLPGEIFVHRNIANIVNSNDFSSQGVIQFAIDVLKVKKS; this is encoded by the coding sequence ATGGGTAGAGAGAACATATTGCATTATTTACAAGAACATAATGAAACTGATAAGGAGCTAGAATTAGCTACCAACAATGGAACCCAAGAGCcgaaagaaattgaaatcccCCAATTCAAACGCAAAGTTACTGCTCATTCCAATTTCCCATTCACTTTATCACCAGATTCAACCATAACTGACTATttaaacaataacaaattcTATGTTGATTCTATAAAACATAATCATGGTgatcaaatatttgatttaaATGGTAAAGGTCAATCCCCCCATACTTTATGGATTGGATGCAGTGATTCAAGAGCAGGTGAACAATGTTTAGCTACATTGCCAGGTGAGATCTTTGTCCATCGAAATATTGCAAATATtgtcaattcaaatgattttaGTTCTCAGGGAGtcattcaatttgcaattgatgtATTAAAAGTGAAGAAATCATAG